The Candidatus Thermoplasmatota archaeon genomic sequence ACCTAAGTTTTCCCTAATTTTTATACACTACACCTAACCCATCCAAGATTTTTTCCTGAATCTTTTCAAGAGTCACCGTAGTACTCCATTCAAAATTAGATTCACTATCTTTCAGACGGACCTTATATCCATGTTTAAGTTTATCCAAGGCTTCAGGAGCACTTATTTCTAACTTTTTTACCTTATACCCAAGTAAGGAAAGGACGACATACGACAAATAACAAATCTTAACGTGTCCTTCAACATGCGTTTTTAACCATACTCTTATCGGTCTTAAACCAAGTATGCCTTTCAACTGTTTGAAAGATTTCTCAATCACATCTTTATCAAAGTATTTCTTAACCACCGTTTTGTCATCCATTGAAGTCGTATGGAAAATTAGGGAATAACCGAGAAATTTTGCTTTTTCATCAATACCTCCCTTCTCATAATGAATCTCTCTTCTTACAACTTCTAGAGATGGGTTATAGACAATCAATAGTTTTCCAGAATTCCACTTGAATGATGTCACATACACATGGGTATTCTTCAGGCTCACTCTGTGTCGTTTTGTGTACAACTCCTCTCTGTCTACTCTATTCAAAAAATTGGTTTTGAAGAACTGTGTTTTTTTCACACCACAGATTACATCGGTATGGACACCGAGAAGAGAATCAATATTGTCTTTGGAATACATCCCACGGTCCATTATGATCGAAGACAACCTTCTCGCTCTCATCTCCACAAGCATATCCTTAAAAATCTTTATATTGGAAATATTTCCGGGATATTGCTTGTGAAATATGGGAAAACTATATGTTTCGGTAACAGCAAGACCAATCTGAATCAATTTTTTATATTTACCATCCTTTCCCCGTCTAGATTTCACATCACACGTATTCCCCTCAAAATAGGTATCAGTAACATCTATGATGACTCCCGTCTTTACGTTCTCATACTCCTTAAGGAGTCTATAAATCTCAA encodes the following:
- a CDS encoding transposase, with protein sequence MTFIRKIKKKSGTYLAEVENTRVKGKVVQRVIRYIGKEVDGEVVRRVKTNKLNVEKVTRYLDVLAVDKIAEELNLKQILGENAKYILVFVYSHLLEKLSVNKLGDWLKHTEIPRVLEADDVSTKILYQTLEEINDLKFEDVEIEIYRLLKEYENVKTGVIIDVTDTYFEGNTCDVKSRRGKDGKYKKLIQIGLAVTETYSFPIFHKQYPGNISNIKIFKDMLVEMRARRLSSIIMDRGMYSKDNIDSLLGVHTDVICGVKKTQFFKTNFLNRVDREELYTKRHRVSLKNTHVYVTSFKWNSGKLLIVYNPSLEVVRREIHYEKGGIDEKAKFLGYSLIFHTTSMDDKTVVKKYFDKDVIEKSFKQLKGILGLRPIRVWLKTHVEGHVKICYLSYVVLSLLGYKVKKLEISAPEALDKLKHGYKVRLKDSESNFEWSTTVTLEKIQEKILDGLGVVYKN